The Neodiprion pinetum isolate iyNeoPine1 chromosome 5, iyNeoPine1.2, whole genome shotgun sequence genome segment ttTCACTCTTATCGCTATCGTACCAAATATTCCTGCACAGCGTTGCGCGGAGCACATGATTTTGAAGTATAACCGACCTCCGTTGTACCAACACGACGATGGAACGTCGCGGCGCCCTTCAACTTTCTTATTACataccgagaaaaatttcatttgttacagtaactagaaaaattgagtgaaataggtatcgttaaaaatacCAGACGTTaaggataccagactttccggtaagggctataaaactaattttcattttctacctacaactgtatttttcgattgtggtaaaaaatgaaaatagtcgaggactgagcggtaaccggaactaacaaatttctctcagtgctgGATTGAGAAGGTCCGTACAAATCTCTCTCATTGTTCAGCCTGTCACGTCTTTGCGAGGCTGCCACTGTGGCCGCATTGCGAGGGACATTCACTCTGGAACCGAATGGTCGGCCGAGTTAGGGCCACTAATTTATGCACCTGACTATTAATATGCGAGCTGTTACGTTTCGCGAGGCACAATGCCGGGTTCCATCCGCCATGCGTGTAGCTTCTACGCGGATTCAACGCCGGCCATGGTCATTTAATTACTGCCGTTAGAGGGAGGAGGAAGAATTCTCGAACCGACGAATTAGATTTCGTCCTGTTTCTTTAATCTCTGTATAAGACAGCGTCGACAAGAAATGTCAAGAAAACAAATCGGTCAGTTGATAGCGTTTGGAATGAGATGGACGCTTACCTGATTATAGGATAGATTGTTTCTATTGGGTACGAAGGTCAGGtgtccaaaaaaaatttttatcaccttGCCGAAACgttttgttattaaaaataaaaaatctttttgaCACCTGAACTTCATACCCAATAGAACCAATCTATCCTGTCAACTATGATGGTTATGAACATGCGAATTGAATGTTTCATCATCTTGCAATTAACTCGGAGTATCACTATCGATTATGAAAATGTGGCTGCGTGAATGGATCTGGATAAATTACATAGGGGTGATTTTATGTCATTTTTACAATTGAAAAACAGAACCACGggtactattttttttcttgtattaaATATGGAAATGATTTGCacgcatttttttatttaagataagaaacggtaaaaattcgaaatttagaAATTTGCATATCATatcgaaatagaaaaatacgtGTCAATTCTTTCTATATtcgataaaagaaagaaaaaaaaaaaacacgtaaaCTTGCGTCAACGCTCATCTTTAGATCACACGtctactaaatttttttacgaaaatatcatttcttccaaataaataaattcgatCCGTCCGTATACTAAAATTTGTTCTAACCTCTCCTTCGTGAATCTAAAGGGTCAATAGATGCAGTACATGATGGATATTGAGACCACTTTTTCAACGGCGAAAAGTTTGTAAATTTCGTTACTAAGAAAGAAAACCGGACAAGTGCGAGTAGGAATCGCGGCCTGAAGTTTCCgtacaaattaaattatttttattcgtgtaACGATAACTAGAAATGaactattttcgaatttttccctTCACTCGTGCTGTGGGACCTTGCTTCTATAGGTTTTGATGAGTGAGTTTGCGAGTGTTAGAATATGTGAAATGAATAAACGGGTCTATTGATTGGGTTAATTCGGAAGCTTGGATAGTTTACACCTCGAAGGGGCGCAGGCCGTAgtatttgatattaatttcaacgTGATATCTCTATGCGTTCCTGAGAAAAAAGGTCTTGACACACGGATAGGTAGACGGACAACGAACCGATCTTACAAGGGTTCCGTGTTTTCCTTTCAAGGTACGGAACCCTAAAATATCAacgattattaaaaaatcgtaacaACAATGACTACTGAAATAATCCCGCATTAATAGCAGTGCAGCAGAACCTCGATCAGCCGGGAAGGACAAAATCGGTAGCAAACCGGAAGTACGAAATCATCGGATCATCCGAACACGGAATATTACATGATTGCTGAATGTAGAAAAAAGGCTTTAACGACTCTGCAAGTAATCACTACAGTTCatatattaaaaatgtattattcACGACCGTTGCATCGTTATTGTATAGCTCAAAAGAAACAcaacttttatattttttgagtGGATTTAAAAACCTTCGAGTATTGGTTTCATTTCACCTTCTCACATGTTCGGCAGACTCATTCAGTGCACATGTGGTCAGGCCTTCCACGCTAAAATGtctatttataatttaaaacaaaaaaacaaaaaaaaatttttgcgattaaTTTGCATTCCGGATGAACCGGACTCGGTTAATCAAGGATATGtaagtatttatttatttatttcacagaCCGCTCCGTGCCAAGTCGCATTACTTTATACTGtctcaattttttgatttttatgtaATTAATCAGGCTCTTCTAACATGATATTAACCTTAAGTTTCTTTTGAGCTTGTACAGAGCTGGACTAAGTTATGAGCAAACCGGGGGGGCTTTACTCTATGACCGACCTCTTGGATTCGCGATTTGTCATTCCAGACATTAGTCGAAGCGACTTTTGAGTTCCTTCAAGAGTTTGAATGGCGATGCAAGAGTCGTAGGAACGTGGTGGTcgtgagaaaataattattagtCACCCTCTGTATGGGAGGGGGTAGGTCAATTTCCACCAATCTGTTCTGCAAGAAAATGCGATAGTTTTGCAGAAAGACAGAGTATCGAAAGGATCGTCAAGGCAATcatctataatatatataaaattggAAGCCCGTCATGGGGGCGATACGAAACAATATGAATCAACTTGACCTTTGTAAAGCTATTAAAATGGGTATATCtcaattttcatacaaaatGCGTTAACGGTTGCAGCGACGACTCCGAAGTTCACTGCACAGAATGACCGCAAATTTCATCGGGACTTGAGAGTGATCGCAGTTTCAGTGGTCACTTCGTTCTGACAACATCATACGATAGTTCGTTACCACCGTGCTGGGTGTtcaaaaattaacgaattcAGTTTGTTTGATCGacaaattgtagaaaaaagatTTTATCACCTCAAGTCACGCAGTGGAGTTATCAAGCGTACTCAATTTACGATTTACCGAACGGTTGTGGGAAACATAGCCGCCGTTGGAAATGACAGTAATGAAGTATCTTTCAACAGCGGCTTTGAGAAACTAATTGATAAGAATCacggtataaataataaaaattgtcacgGCCAACGAATTTCTTGTCTGagtgataacaacttgttacCGCTGACGGAATATTCGTGACTAAATTAGTGTCAACTTACTACGAACACCGCGTTAACGGAATTCCGACGCATAGGGATCGAATAGAAATTAGTAATCTGCTAGCTGAACCTCTGAGTTTAAAAGCAATCCAGATTTCTACGAAGGTCTTTTAGTAAATTTGCATATTGCATTCACTGATTTTATGCAACTGGTAAATAATTACTGGCCTTGGCCAAACAGGAAGAAGAATGTCCGATCATTCCGGGGGTAACATATATGATGCGTTATTGCCCAACCGTATAAAAACGGTGAATCTTAATTCAGGTTCCAGAGATCAGTTGAATACCAGCGGAGAAAGGAATCTTATCTGCCTTCAACTCGCAACACTATACGACAGGAAAGTGAGATTTGTAGAAACTAACATAGAGCAGTGTTGTCATACGACAGGACGATTTTAATGAGATTTGTTGAACACAtttggtaaaaaaacaaagtgagCGGTGTTTCGAGTTTTCACCGAATCGCAGGATGGATTCTTTGACGGTAGCCACGCTTGCGGTGGCATTAGTCGTGTTGTACCGGATAATCGACATCGCCGTCAAGCTGTTAAAGATTGTATTGCTCTCCGAATTCCCCCCTACTGCTGAGGAACTGCCAAATCTGCCTTTCATAGGCCATGTGTATCTCTTCATCGGCAGCAATGAGTGTGAGTGAAAATCTTATGCTGTCGAATTGGTCAATAAATCTCGAGTAacgaataatattatacttgGTCTCTATGAAACGTGCAATTGCAGCTACATCAAAGAACCTAATTAAACTGGGGAAAATGTATCCTGCATTATTCCGACTCTGCGTTGGACGTTATTCAATGTTCTTCACAACTCATTCCGAAGATCTGAAGGTATGGTAGCCTGATGATAGTCGAACGCAAATAAAACAGTGAGATCTGAAATGATTGGTCATTTCAGGAAATACTCCTCAGTCCGAAGACCATTGAAAAACATTACGTCTACAACTTCGCACGACCCTGTGTGGGGGACGGATTAGTCACTGCTCCTGGTAGGTGAACGATGTCACTTTGCTATCTAATTTCATCTGAGATATCGGAGTCAGGAAAGGATTGCCTTGATCTCAGTAAATTTTCGATCGTGTCTGTTGTATCGAAGTGAAAATCCGTCAAATAAACTTAAGATTCGTTAGGGGTTGGTTCGTATCTCAAACAAACAGATTAACATGAATAATACTTATGGGCCTCATGTCCCAGCGAAGATCGTCGAGCTAGCAAAGTGTGCGATTTCGATAACGAGTGACGCGAAATTTCATCAGTGGTTTCCCGAAtcactttttaaatttataaatcttAAGTCGACTCGAGTGAAAGACTTTTATTGCGGACAACCGAAATCAAATTACGGTAAATAGTAGTAACTCGTTGCTAAAaatgttagaaaaataaaatcattttttctacGTGGAAGGTGGTTTCCTGTTAATATCCAAAATTGTTGCCGAAAATTGGAGAATGCTTCCTTTCAGCGTCAATATGGGAAGTGCACCGAAAGCTGCTTCAGCCGTCCTTCAATTCCGTGGCTCTAAAATCTTTCGTCAAAACATTCGCCACACAGTCAGTGATACTGGCCAAGAAGATGGAGCAGCACTTGGACGGATCGGAATTTGAAATACACAGATACGTCTCGCTGTGTACATTGGACGCAATCTGTGGTAAGTCGGCTGTAATTTCGCTAATAATCAATTATACCCAAGTGAACGATACATTTTTCCCAGCCTAAGGTACGattacatacacacatattttACGTGTCACAGTGACGGCTATGGGCGTAAATTTGAAAGCACAGGAGAGCGAGGAATGTCGGTACGACGAAGCGATTCAGAAGTAAGTCAATTGAAATGCCTTCCACATGGTTCGCTTAATTCCACGTTGTTTGCAAAGCTCGACACCTAATCACGGATTCGTATTTTGTTAAACTCACTAATGCAAGCCCTTGAATTGTGCAATAATTCTGTCTTTACAGCGTGTTTGCTAGTTTCGCTACACGAACCTTTAGTCCTTGGCTGTACCCAGACTTCGTGTTCTACCGTACGCAGCTTGGCAAGGACCAAAGGAAGCACATAAAGTTTATACACGAGTTTGCTGATAACGTAAGTGCGAGACATCTTCATTAATGCAATCATGGTTTGGTGATTGAGCATTGGTTGAGTCATTTTGTGGATGAAAAGTATACCGTAACACTCGAATCCTTTGCGCAGTACTTCAACAGAGAATTAGGCAAGAATAATAGCAGCAGGGTAACTTCGATTCGGATTACGGAACAATCATTCGTCCAAAATTCACTTCTTCGACATattgatcagaaaatttgACGTGACTGACAAGTCTGATATACGAGATGTTAAGACTTTACCATGAATTTAGATTCGACATTTGTTTCCAACGGTAATCTGATGTCGCATTTTTACCGTTGCGCACATTTTCGTTCTGATATTGAACATACGTAATTTGCGAAATATTTCCCGTAAATATTTCCTAAGTAACAAACGCAGATACGGACATGTCGTATCTGACACATTCTCGACACGTTGCAGAAGTATTTCTAAAACATTTATGATGTGTTTCCTGCCATGCGGTTGGTTAGTATGCGAAATGAAGAACGTGTTTCTGAATTAACAGGTTTTCTGAATTACCCTAACCTATCTATGGTCCCAAATGTCGAATAAAATGCCTATTCAAAGTTCTCTGTGATACTTTGCATTTTTATGTCCTTCTCGGGATTTGAACCGAGATTTTCGCATCACTAGTCGCACGTCCTAACCACTACGCTATACTACCGTTTAGAAAATCTCTTCAATTTTCCCTTCATTATTTCTGCCCAAGCAATAATGAAATTCACCAATGATAAAATAACTaggtattcaaaaaaaaaaaaaaattcaatttagtCGCACAGTATATTAAATGTATAGTATATTACAGGAGTATGGTTTCAAATGAAGTTGTCCaaagtaatgaaaatgttAGGGAGCAtcttaaatatgtataaaatatttcagaaatattcaaTACGGTATGTTTGGATCGTCAactgtttaaaatattttcgaaacaataaaactgtttcatttgaaataaCATATTTCTCAAGTTCTTTCGAAATATCAGAATGTCATGTTGCAGgtgacatatttttgaaacatttcagATATATGCAAAGTGTTACGTTGCAGTTGACGTATTACTAAAACTTATCCGAGAGTTTCAGTGATGACATTctacttgaaatatttcagaaatatatttattatgtcaaaaatattatattgcaCATCAgaaacgtttcagaaatattccCGAGATTATGTAATGAATCTGAAATGTTGGaacatttctgaaatatttccgaCATATTTCGTGCCGTGTGAGTACTGTTGGGTTCCCGCCAAGGGTTCAAGGATTCGTTTATCACGGGCAACCCACATGTTACAAGTTATAAACGGCAAGCATGCTAGAGCAATTGTTGGTTCTTGTCTAGACTACGCATGAAAACAGGGTACTCGCATTGCGCAACAATTGATGGACGTCTGAATTGATAAGAATGTTCAACACAATTAGAATAAGCTACGAAGAATAAATTACCGAATTCTGATGTTTCATTTCAGGTGATACGACAGAAGAAAACAGAAATCGTCCGGCCTGGTGATAAACGACTATCAACCGACGAAGAACAAGGTGCAGCTGGCAAGTACCAAAAAATCCAGACACAGTCGTAAAGTGCCACGATTGAGTTTTTGTTTCGTAGGTGTGAGTTGTACTTGAGGCCTTCTGCTTtacaattttgatgaaatgcATACGAAAACGCGAATAATTGTAGATTTCCGGGGCCATTTGTGCATGAGTTAGGTGTGGTAgctgtcttttttttaattacctaATCATTCATGGTTGAGATGATTCCACAGCTGGACCTCAGATACTGATAGAAAATCTCTTCAGACTATCCAACGAAAACCAAACGCTGACGGATAAAGAGGTCCGGGATCATGTTGATACGATGATCGCAGCTGTAAGTCTAACACACTTGATACTGTTATTACGGTgtaacttcaaataattctcatacTTGTCAGTTTTGTGAGTCATTGAGAACGGAACAGTAGATACAAAATACACCATTGTTAACTCGCAATTGGAAACACGAATGCGCAATTGTACTCTCTTAGGGCAGCGACACAACGGCCATCACGATGAACTACGTGTTGTTGATGCTGGCATCCCATCAAGACATTCAGGTGTGTTTGTTATTCAACCATACGTTACGTAGTGATCTTACGGAAACAAGCATTGTGTGTGGTGCACCTCTTTCAAGGCTctgcttacaattagtcgcTTTTCTTATAATCGGGCAGGAAAAAGTGTACCAGGAACTGTGCGACATCTTCGGAGAACATGTATTAAACGACGACAGTGAGGAGTTGCACATTACAATGGAGGTCTTGGCGAGAATGACGTACATGGAGAGAGTGATCAAAGAAACTATGCGGCTGTTCCCGGTTGTGCCCCTAATGTCTCGGACGGCAACGGACGATTTTGATTTAGGTTCGCAGGTTTCGGTCATTATATCCATTTCTCTGCAATCGTATCTGATTACTGGCCTGAAAAGCAAGTGATAGGTATATTGTTCGAAGAAGGTGCATCGGGTCACATCTCAAATGATCACTGGTTTTACAGGTCATCGTACATTTCCAAGAGGGACTTCGATCGTTCTCAACATTTTCGGGGTTCATAGGAGTGAGAAATACTGGCCCGATCCTCTAAAGTTTGATCCAGACAGATTCCTACCCGAAAGATTCGCGAGACAACAACCGTACTCATACTTACCATTTAGTGGGGGACGAAGAAATTGTATCGGTAAGGAAAACAAAAGAGTTGACAATGATCTCATATTAGTATACTGTTGTTTCAACGAGATCCTCCGACATCATCATTCGTCTTCATGTTTGGTGTATTTTCAAGCGAAGAATGTTGCTCAGAGTTTGAAACAGGATTACAGAGGTACGGACGCAATGACTTTCAACGagtttctttcaatttcaggttGGAAGTACGCTATGATGTTGATAAAGACGATCACCGCAACGGTCCTCCGACGCTACGTTCTGACTAAGGATAAAGTAATGCCGGTCGAAGATTTACGGCTGACGTTCGATACTTTACTGAAATCTGTTGATCCTGTCACAATTAGGATTCAGCAACGCGTAAAATAACATCCTTTTCATTGAGGCAACTGCATACTGCATACTGCAACTGCATACTACTACCCGCATACGGGTGTCGATTATGTTTCGTATTATAGATTGCAAATAAAATGACAACACTTCACGATTGCATTGACGTTAAAATTGCGGGACGTTGATATTGATTGACGAAATATGGCTACACGTACGGAAATTGATTCGGCGGTAGCTAATTTTCCTTTCCAGTAGATTGCGTTGGCAATGAAGAAGTTCAGGCCCGTAGCACGCCGCCCGAGCGGTAAGCTTCCGTGTTCCTGTAATGTGTTCTGTAAATAATGACCCCGCACCGTcaagagagaaaacgagactGGAAGAATAACTATCTCGTTTACAGCTATAAAGTCTAATAAAACACTGGTAAGTTTGTCACGGCAAGAATTGTGCATTTTTTGTACCTCTTGAATTATAATCAGTACAGGTGTACAAAAGTTATGTCGATGCGAAAAACGTCTCAGGATAAAACATTATTGCAAAGTGCAAGTTTGAAGATGAAAGGAATAAATATGCCTAAAAATTAatgaggatgaaaataatcaaaaaaaaacttttcaaaatttcacaacagaGAAAGAAGTTTTCAAATGTTGActagttttttatttcatttattatgtgtgaattgaaaaatcatttcacacggttattggaaattgaaagatCTTTACAAGAGGGAGTTCTGTAAGTAAAAACATCGATGATCACAAATGTAATGTAACAATGTCAACGAAATTCTACTCTTGAAACAGCAATGCAAGATATTTCGCGGAACGAAAAAATTGGTCCAGCTTTAgcagtaattttatttatcacgtACAGATACGATATTTATAcgcaaaaaattgtcaaagttTCCGATACATTCTcgtacatttttgaaaatctgagTGTCAGTATCAACATTAGATATTTCAATTACGCGCGTTTATTGGGATACAGATCAAGGATCTTTTTTGTTTGATCGAAATACTTTCTGGCTAGACTGTGAGCATGACTTGGAAAGACTTTTAAAGTTTCTTTCCAATGTTCCTATATGAACagtgtacacgtatacacgcgtatatgtgtatgtattatatacgtaagCTCTGGTAAAGAGGACTACATTAATATCATGCTGCAAGCATACGATAAGTTTTCCCGCGCGTCAGCTCTCAACCGGGTAACTTTTTTGCTTCATCGATTTTCATGAAGCCCAAAGTATGTTGTAGACGAACAGCTTGTCGAGTGTTCCTTGTCCAAAACTATTAAGACTCGCGCTGAGCATGCGTCTTATTCAACATATTTCCTGATCGATATGCGGTGAtgcgtatattttatttgaaaacctGAATCATTGTGCGCTTCGCTAACTCGATTTTTGTGGAATCCGGGTGCAGCGCCAGGTGCATTGACGTGGGAAAACGATCAAAAAAAGACTGAATTAGATAGATTAACAGAGGATCGAGGAGGATACTGCACTAGAAACTTCGTATTACAGCGCAGGGAATTTTTAATCCTCATAAGCACTGACAATCGTTACGAAACGGTATCCAAAACTTTCAGAACGTTTTCtcctatttcatttttttgagCATTTTGGCACGATTTCTCGAAAACGGAGCTTCcgattgatttgaaatttgaacaacaCCTTCATTATTTGCGTCATTTTCGAACCACGCTCGGAAGTTTCCGAGATTGCAGGGTGCAAAAAGTTTCCGGTTGAGATCTCAGCAGATAATACGTTAAAAAGAACTTATTCCTTCCATCAGAATTAATcagtagaatatttttcacaaatcttTTTTCCAACGAGTCTCTTAACAGAGCGCTAATTGAAACCATGATGCGATTTAACTTAACCAGTCATCCATGCGAATTTAAAGCATGCCAGTTCtgcatattattataacatACGATGTGAACTTACGACTTTTTGATGATTTCTCGCTCAAATGAGTAATCGTCATCAGAACAGACACGTGCATTTCCTCTTCtccattttgatttctttatcCGGCACGCGTGAGTGCCCGCATCCCCTGTTTGCAATTATGGGAATGACTTGGGGCGCATAAATGCGGCCACGTCGTAGTCCATCAAAGAGAGCCAGAAAGCCAGAAAACTATCCGGTTACCTACAGTGAGATTCTGACGTAGGTAGTCACGTTCCAACGTCAACGACACATAACTGGCTTCTGCATGCTGCAGCTGTCGGCTTACACCGTGTAAGCATGGCTTTTGCTGTGAGTGTCCAAACCCATGCCCCCCATGCCAGCCCTCGGTTTCAGTAGGGGAAAATCTCTGGGGGTGTATTTATAAGCTGAATCCATCCACTAGagggatttttcaaataattattcttcGTTTATTTCTGTAAATGTCTGTACGTCGCTCGTGGCTCCTTCTAGCTATTCGAATATTGGAAGGGAGATAAGATAACGTGGTTGAAAGGAAATAGACTGGTAACAAATACATGAGACATCCGGAGATCAGACGGCTTGGACCTTTTCGAGGTAAGTACAttgattagctgaaaaaagttgaccaCAAATGATGGTGTGCAGGTTTATGTGGTGTTGATTGGGCAGTTTTAGTCCCTTTGATGAGGACGGTATCGAATCTGCATCACCgaatttccgttttttttttttttttggatagCGGTGCAACCAATTGTTGGACATCTATGAATTTTATGAAGCGCAATGGCGAGTGATTAATCAAACTCGCATATATTCCGTACTTCGGAGAGCTTTCACGGttttataaattcaaaaacacgGAGAAGAAATTTTACCGAGTATAAGAACAAACGACAGTGTCAAGTAAGAGTTGCAGGTTCACCGGAGTTCTTGAATACCGTGCACAGTACAGGTTAATGAAACAAGCTCTATGGTTTTTGGGGTGAAACATAGTGTCTGAATAAAGCAAGAGACGGCGGCGGTTCCAACAGTGAATCCAATTTAAAAACTGAACTAGAATCAACGTGAGAAACGGCTGAAGTTACGCCCCACCGCTGCTTTGCGCTTACCGCAGAGACAATTTGCTCCTAAACGTACCCAACGTAGAAGGGTTTTCAACCATGGACACTTTGAGCGCACGTGTTCATGGCTATCCGGCAATATATGTACGTGTTTCGGTTCTAATTAAGGCAACAAACGAATGAACGCTCGTTCTACAAGGCGAAACAAAGTACAGGTGAAGCCTAGGAGTTGGCACTGAATACACCACAGACACGAAGTCCGTGCCTTTGCACGTGTGTGAATCACGTGTGGGCACCACAGGAGTTTTCTCTAGTGTCGAGCACCCCTTCGTTTTTCATTGACGCGTGTTCACCCCGCGCAAGAAGTATTTTTCGCGATGTCAACTTGCAAGTgtctaaattttttactcgcCTTCACGATTCTCTTTCCGGTTGTCAGGCCTGCACGTTGAATTATTCATCGGCCACTGTATGTTTGATTACCATCGGCTGTCGACAGTGTCAAAGAATTCATCATACAGAGTGAATTGCTAACGACAGAATGGTCCGACATCTGCTAcaatttaatgcgcatgcgttGTAATCCAAGAGCAGCTGTTCCCCAGGACAACCAACCCTCatgaacgtaacctcaaaaattttgacagttaTCACTGGGAGTTGTGTTCAACTCGGccagttgtaaaaatttttcatgttatacATATCGCGGCGAACTGTCGTCTGaatttatgacggttggtcaccgTGGTCAACAACTACTCTCGGATcgtagcgcatgcgcgttaaatTGTGGCAGAAGCAAGAAATTGAACATTACTCCCACCACCCTAAGTTAATCCAGTAATCTCAAAGGATTTTTTTCGCCATATTTCTcttgcgaaaaatttaaaaatttaccaggatacgtattttttttcttgcccaAATTATATGATTCTCACatgttaaataaatgaatatcgtAAACGCATCTGACCGTTCTAGTCGAGGCGCGCTGAACGATGTAACGTTGAAATCTCGGAACACGTGGATCCCAAAAGGAATGGAATGAAACTTGTCGGAATTACTTTGTAATACAAATATAAGTAAAGTTTACCACCTGAAAACACTTGCTTATTAttcggaattaaaaaaatttcaccaagaaaaatgttcaattaaTAAAAAGCAAGGGCATATGGTAAGCTTTGATTCTAATTCGATTTCGAAGGGATTGCGAaaagtttcatgaaaattacACGAACAGAAGGTGAAAGATTTGCATCTTCCgtcgttaaaaatgattgagaCTTTGCTCAGGGTTACTTAAGGTTATCCTTGAATTACATGCGTGTGTTTTGACTTTTTGATCCGCCAAATTGAGTGCTCTGGCAATATCCCGAAGGAACAGTCGTTGCGTGGAAGTATTGTGGTGAAGGCTTACCTCGAGTAGGCTTCCGTATACCAATTTACAGTCTGAGCAACAATGAACACGACATGCATAAAGGAATACACCTTTCATTCTAAGTCCCTCTCAGGGGATTGACAGTGTCCTTGCTTTTTGCTCTGCGTTGATCACAATGACAGCTGCAGTCTTGGACGAAATTGACACAACCACAGTTTGATGTTGCACTTCGAAACAGGATTTTAAAAAGAAAGTTAGCGTTGACTCGAGTTCACTCCGAA includes the following:
- the LOC124218917 gene encoding cytochrome P450 4C1-like isoform X2; amino-acid sequence: MDSLTVATLAVALVVLYRIIDIAVKLLKIVLLSEFPPTAEELPNLPFIGHVYLFIGSNESTSKNLIKLGKMYPALFRLCVGRYSMFFTTHSEDLKEILLSPKTIEKHYVYNFARPCVGDGLVTAPASIWEVHRKLLQPSFNSVALKSFVKTFATQSVILAKKMEQHLDGSEFEIHRYVSLCTLDAICVTAMGVNLKAQESEECRYDEAIQNVFASFATRTFSPWLYPDFVFYRTQLGKDQRKHIKFIHEFADNVIRQKKTEIVRPGDKRLSTDEEQGAAAGPQILIENLFRLSNENQTLTDKEVRDHVDTMIAAGSDTTAITMNYVLLMLASHQDIQEKVYQELCDIFGEHVLNDDSEELHITMEVLARMTYMERVIKETMRLFPVVPLMSRTATDDFDLGHRTFPRGTSIVLNIFGVHRSEKYWPDPLKFDPDRFLPERFARQQPYSYLPFSGGRRNCIGWKYAMMLIKTITATVLRRYVLTKDKVMPVEDLRLTFDTLLKSVDPVTIRIQQRVK
- the LOC124218917 gene encoding cytochrome P450 4C1-like isoform X1; amino-acid sequence: MDSLTVATLAVALVVLYRIIDIAVKLLKIVLLSEFPPTAEELPNLPFIGHVYLFIGSNESTSKNLIKLGKMYPALFRLCVGRYSMFFTTHSEDLKEILLSPKTIEKHYVYNFARPCVGDGLVTAPASIWEVHRKLLQPSFNSVALKSFVKTFATQSVILAKKMEQHLDGSEFEIHRYVSLCTLDAICVTAMGVNLKAQESEECRYDEAIQNVFASFATRTFSPWLYPDFVFYRTQLGKDQRKHIKFIHEFADNVIRQKKTEIVRPGDKRLSTDEEQGAADDSTAGPQILIENLFRLSNENQTLTDKEVRDHVDTMIAAGSDTTAITMNYVLLMLASHQDIQEKVYQELCDIFGEHVLNDDSEELHITMEVLARMTYMERVIKETMRLFPVVPLMSRTATDDFDLGHRTFPRGTSIVLNIFGVHRSEKYWPDPLKFDPDRFLPERFARQQPYSYLPFSGGRRNCIGWKYAMMLIKTITATVLRRYVLTKDKVMPVEDLRLTFDTLLKSVDPVTIRIQQRVK